One window of the Coriobacteriia bacterium genome contains the following:
- a CDS encoding 2-oxoacid:acceptor oxidoreductase family protein has protein sequence MAKFSCLVVGVGGQGVVLASRLIADACMARGEFVRTAETIGMAQRGGSVASHVRVATDAADLPSSLIPSHGADLVLAFEPGEAVRAADFLTPGASVVCAASPVVPSVAATSGYDGSAQLAWLADNVAPERLAQVDPAVLVAERLSPRCLNVLLLGAAVGLGALPFGVDELADALRRRMKPALVEMNLRALQLGRDGVRV, from the coding sequence GTGGCTAAGTTCAGCTGCCTGGTCGTGGGCGTGGGCGGCCAGGGCGTCGTTCTGGCAAGCCGGCTGATCGCCGACGCTTGCATGGCGCGCGGCGAGTTCGTGCGCACAGCCGAGACGATCGGCATGGCGCAACGTGGCGGGAGCGTCGCGAGTCACGTGCGCGTGGCGACGGACGCGGCTGATCTGCCGTCGAGCCTCATCCCTTCGCACGGGGCCGACCTTGTCCTGGCGTTTGAGCCCGGGGAGGCGGTGCGCGCGGCGGATTTCCTTACCCCGGGCGCGTCGGTCGTCTGTGCGGCGAGCCCCGTTGTCCCGAGCGTTGCAGCAACGTCGGGCTATGACGGGTCGGCCCAGTTGGCGTGGCTTGCGGACAACGTTGCGCCGGAGCGCCTTGCCCAGGTGGATCCCGCCGTGCTTGTGGCGGAGAGGCTCTCTCCGCGGTGCCTTAACGTGCTGCTGCTCGGGGCCGCCGTGGGTCTTGGCGCGCTGCCGTTCGGCGTTGACGAGCTCGCCGACGCCCTGCGCCGCCGCATGAAGCCGGCTCTTGTCGAGATGAACCTGCGCGCTCTCCAGCTGGGGCGAGACGGCGTCAGGGTCTAG
- a CDS encoding indolepyruvate ferredoxin oxidoreductase subunit alpha: MGDQPSVINGGRVPAERRLLAGNEAIALAAIVSGVNVACGYPGTPSTEIVETIARHNPANAIHVEWSTNEKAALELAAGASYSGARVIMTCKQVGMNVASDPLMSLAYVGCVGGLVIVVADDPGPISSQTEQDSRQFAQFAHVPVLDPASPEEAYAMVGAAFELSEAHGCPVILRPTTRVDHGCASLEVPTEKALASIPRHPIAGFKKDPRFVIFPPLARRGHERMAADLPRIAEEFDASPFNVLEDHATPDCELYLGIACGGDSRGYVREALARLEALASRYDGDCQGVVAEGALPSYRLLEVGTPFPFPEGLGRRFLDGLADVLVVEELEPVIERNLLQLTGPVAADAPILSCPVSIHGRLDGTTPAAGEYGVDRVLPILADFLGVSALLEPNDAEVFAESPAELLPPRPPVLCAGCPHRASFLAVKAAVGRRNAVYAGDIGCYTLGCNHPLDATDTCLCMGGGVTVAQGLATAAHLAGDDETLHVGFVGDSTFFASAMTGIANAVYNQHRLCLVVLDNATTAMTGSQPHPGTGVTLMGTRSEPISIPEVCRALGCEVVEVADPLDFEAARAAAERALDCEHVSVVVYESPCVQLFRPLPAVSVRAGACTGCGACVRKTGCPALSMGAPVAGERRGKAHVDASLCNGCDLCVRLCAFGALETPRAGLTPEQRDQLRREAGRG, from the coding sequence ATGGGTGATCAACCAAGCGTAATCAACGGCGGGAGAGTCCCTGCGGAACGGCGATTGCTTGCTGGCAACGAGGCCATTGCGCTGGCGGCCATTGTCTCTGGCGTCAACGTGGCATGCGGCTATCCCGGCACGCCGTCGACGGAGATCGTCGAGACAATCGCGCGGCACAATCCCGCCAATGCCATCCACGTCGAGTGGTCTACGAACGAAAAGGCTGCCCTCGAGCTTGCCGCGGGCGCCAGCTACTCCGGTGCGCGCGTCATCATGACGTGCAAGCAGGTGGGCATGAACGTCGCGAGCGATCCGCTCATGAGCTTGGCATACGTTGGCTGTGTCGGGGGTCTCGTCATCGTCGTGGCCGACGACCCTGGCCCCATCTCGAGCCAGACGGAGCAGGACAGCCGCCAGTTCGCGCAGTTTGCGCACGTGCCGGTGCTCGATCCTGCCTCACCCGAGGAAGCCTATGCGATGGTCGGAGCGGCCTTCGAGCTCTCCGAGGCACACGGCTGCCCCGTTATCCTGCGCCCCACGACGCGCGTCGACCATGGCTGTGCCTCGCTTGAGGTTCCCACAGAGAAGGCGCTTGCGAGCATTCCGCGCCACCCCATCGCCGGCTTTAAGAAGGACCCGCGCTTCGTTATCTTCCCGCCGCTTGCACGCCGTGGACACGAGCGTATGGCGGCTGATCTGCCGCGCATTGCGGAGGAGTTCGACGCGAGTCCCTTCAATGTGCTCGAAGACCATGCGACACCCGATTGCGAGCTCTACCTCGGCATTGCGTGCGGTGGGGATTCCCGTGGCTACGTGCGCGAGGCGCTGGCCCGACTTGAGGCCCTCGCCTCTCGATACGACGGAGATTGCCAGGGCGTCGTAGCAGAAGGGGCCCTTCCGTCGTATCGACTGCTGGAGGTGGGCACGCCGTTTCCGTTCCCTGAGGGCCTGGGGCGTCGCTTCTTGGACGGCTTGGCTGACGTGCTCGTGGTCGAAGAGCTTGAGCCCGTCATCGAGCGCAACTTGCTGCAGCTCACAGGCCCCGTTGCCGCTGACGCTCCCATTCTGAGCTGTCCGGTGAGCATTCATGGTCGCCTGGACGGAACGACTCCCGCGGCTGGCGAGTACGGCGTCGATCGCGTGCTGCCGATCCTGGCTGACTTCCTGGGCGTGAGCGCACTGCTCGAGCCCAACGATGCTGAGGTCTTCGCCGAATCTCCCGCCGAGCTTCTGCCCCCGCGCCCGCCCGTGCTGTGCGCGGGCTGCCCGCATCGCGCGTCGTTCCTCGCGGTCAAGGCGGCCGTCGGGCGTCGAAACGCCGTCTATGCGGGTGACATTGGCTGCTATACGCTTGGATGCAACCATCCGCTTGATGCCACGGACACATGCCTGTGCATGGGTGGCGGCGTTACGGTGGCGCAGGGTCTGGCCACGGCGGCTCATCTTGCCGGCGATGACGAGACGCTGCACGTTGGCTTTGTCGGTGACTCCACGTTCTTTGCCAGCGCGATGACGGGCATCGCCAACGCCGTCTATAACCAGCACCGCCTCTGCCTCGTTGTGCTCGACAACGCGACGACGGCCATGACCGGTTCGCAGCCACATCCGGGCACCGGGGTCACGCTTATGGGCACGCGCTCCGAGCCCATCTCCATCCCCGAGGTGTGCCGCGCGTTGGGATGCGAGGTCGTCGAGGTTGCCGACCCGCTCGATTTCGAGGCAGCGCGCGCGGCGGCCGAGCGTGCCCTGGACTGCGAGCATGTGTCGGTTGTCGTGTACGAAAGCCCCTGCGTGCAGCTGTTCCGGCCCCTGCCTGCGGTGAGCGTACGCGCCGGCGCGTGCACGGGCTGCGGCGCCTGCGTCCGCAAGACGGGTTGCCCCGCGCTGTCGATGGGTGCCCCGGTGGCAGGAGAGCGGCGTGGCAAGGCACACGTTGACGCCTCGCTGTGCAACGGGTGTGACCTGTGCGTACGCTTGTGCGCGTTCGGCGCGTTGGAGACGCCGCGGGCTGGCCTGACACCCGAGCAGCGGGATCAGCTGAGAAGGGAGGCCGGCCGTGGCTAA
- a CDS encoding tyrosine-protein phosphatase, whose amino-acid sequence MSRGMSAVVDAPSTHLTVVEGATAPDVLYARFGLRPAFTSAAGAPVWRSRSPHMADARDVEFLETLGLTEVWDLRSPVERESAGGFPLAGLGADLHEAAEHLYPPAHHGPMTTKDVPGVPGAAGDVLAGQLKHERQGRRQPGERMREVYQGLGEHAEVLAPTIRALVGATGPALVYCTSGKDRTGVVCYCAQRALGASHDEALASYLATNKANARVNSDDLLALGERGVPPWRLEVALSLFLAKEEYLEVFLDVVCAAYGSLEAYLERCLRG is encoded by the coding sequence GTGTCGAGAGGGATGTCCGCCGTTGTTGATGCGCCGTCGACGCATCTGACTGTTGTCGAGGGGGCGACGGCTCCTGACGTGCTGTATGCGCGCTTCGGACTGAGGCCGGCATTTACGAGCGCGGCCGGGGCTCCGGTGTGGCGCTCTCGCTCGCCCCACATGGCCGACGCTCGGGATGTGGAGTTCCTCGAGACGCTGGGGCTCACCGAGGTGTGGGATCTCCGCTCGCCCGTCGAGCGCGAGTCTGCGGGCGGCTTTCCGCTTGCTGGTTTGGGCGCGGACCTGCACGAAGCTGCCGAGCACCTGTATCCGCCGGCGCACCATGGCCCCATGACGACCAAGGACGTGCCTGGCGTGCCCGGTGCGGCCGGCGACGTGCTTGCCGGACAGCTCAAGCACGAGAGGCAGGGCAGGCGACAGCCGGGCGAGCGCATGCGCGAGGTCTACCAGGGGCTCGGCGAGCATGCTGAGGTGCTGGCGCCTACGATTCGCGCGCTGGTGGGCGCCACGGGGCCCGCGCTGGTGTACTGCACGTCGGGCAAGGATCGCACCGGGGTCGTGTGCTACTGTGCGCAGCGAGCGCTCGGTGCGAGTCACGACGAGGCGCTGGCGTCCTATCTGGCGACGAACAAGGCAAACGCGCGGGTGAACTCCGACGACTTGCTGGCGCTGGGGGAGCGCGGCGTGCCACCGTGGCGCTTGGAGGTGGCGCTGTCGCTGTTCCTTGCCAAGGAGGAGTACCTCGAGGTGTTCCTGGACGTCGTGTGCGCGGCGTATGGTTCCCTGGAGGCGTATCTCGAGCGCTGCCTACGGGGTTAA
- a CDS encoding helix-turn-helix transcriptional regulator, whose translation MGFVGDAGDEMTQTNVVSTVHLRVPDGSMSPWLHEVLAYMAQHCADATLTGVARAFGCHPNTISTTIRHKLRTTFADLLLEMRMQRAASLLSHGIPSRSVAECCGYSDLASFGHAFRRRFGVTPSQWAGAERDLCEMDLAVSAGR comes from the coding sequence GTGGGATTCGTGGGGGATGCGGGGGACGAGATGACGCAGACAAACGTGGTAAGCACGGTGCACCTGAGGGTGCCGGACGGTTCGATGTCTCCCTGGCTGCACGAGGTTCTTGCCTACATGGCACAACATTGCGCCGACGCGACGCTGACGGGCGTTGCTCGCGCGTTTGGATGCCACCCCAACACGATCTCGACGACCATACGTCACAAGCTGCGCACGACCTTCGCCGACCTGCTGCTCGAGATGCGCATGCAGCGGGCGGCGTCGCTGCTCTCTCACGGCATCCCCTCACGCAGCGTTGCCGAGTGCTGCGGCTACAGTGACCTTGCTTCTTTTGGGCATGCGTTTCGCCGCCGCTTCGGCGTGACGCCAAGCCAATGGGCTGGCGCAGAGCGGGATCTATGCGAAATGGACCTGGCTGTTTCTGCAGGTAGATAG
- a CDS encoding MerR family transcriptional regulator, protein MRELVDEDGTRLYTIGQMAQLNRVSEKALRLYQSKGILEPAKTDPQTGYRYYTLAQCATLDMIQQLSILGFSLNQIAKTLADRDVVSLRDQVREHAEQIEDRMGELKMAHQVSGDILRSCETYLNKPPFGAISLEAIPERHILEFELACSEASPENRGIDAIQKWELDLRHVRQQICDQGWPVSLFRNVGCVISQSDLAARRIRYSRAFVFVTPAFGEDIYARSRSIPAGCYLVKYNDGIFTDDGRERENVDLLKMFDECDRRGMEPAGDYIGEVIADGPAFLFEGREMFYRMCLPVRFKGQSGWRPVSQHDAMSCWRETGRLSH, encoded by the coding sequence ATGAGGGAGCTCGTGGACGAGGATGGCACGCGGCTGTACACCATCGGCCAGATGGCGCAGCTCAACCGCGTGAGCGAGAAGGCGCTGCGGCTCTACCAGAGCAAGGGTATCCTCGAGCCGGCCAAGACGGACCCGCAGACGGGCTACCGCTATTACACCCTGGCCCAGTGCGCTACGCTCGACATGATCCAGCAGCTCAGCATCCTGGGATTCTCCCTCAACCAGATAGCAAAAACGCTGGCGGACAGGGACGTCGTCTCTTTGCGCGACCAGGTGAGGGAGCACGCCGAGCAAATAGAGGATCGCATGGGTGAGCTCAAGATGGCGCACCAGGTAAGCGGGGACATCCTGCGCTCATGCGAGACCTATCTCAACAAGCCCCCGTTTGGCGCCATCTCTCTCGAGGCCATTCCCGAACGCCACATTCTCGAGTTCGAGCTCGCATGCAGCGAGGCCTCTCCCGAGAACAGGGGCATCGATGCCATCCAGAAGTGGGAGCTCGACCTGCGGCACGTGCGCCAGCAGATCTGCGATCAGGGATGGCCCGTCTCGCTGTTTCGAAACGTGGGCTGCGTCATATCCCAAAGCGACCTCGCCGCACGCCGCATTCGATACAGCAGGGCATTCGTGTTCGTCACGCCTGCCTTCGGCGAAGACATTTACGCTCGGTCGAGAAGCATCCCCGCCGGCTGCTACCTCGTCAAATACAACGACGGCATCTTCACGGACGACGGGCGCGAGCGAGAAAACGTCGATCTCCTCAAGATGTTTGACGAGTGCGACCGCCGGGGCATGGAACCCGCCGGGGACTACATCGGCGAGGTCATTGCCGACGGGCCGGCGTTTCTGTTCGAGGGGCGCGAGATGTTCTATCGCATGTGCCTGCCCGTCCGCTTCAAGGGGCAGTCAGGCTGGCGGCCCGTCTCCCAGCACGACGCCATGAGCTGCTGGAGGGAGACGGGCCGCCTCTCACACTAG
- a CDS encoding molybdopterin-dependent oxidoreductase — MTQVKEGIVRESALQAARKMSTLGVIGGAGLVSAAAGLALAQPAQALAAGVDTLVDQPATVVVSSHEATSLTGERVESPQVIGSFSFSQGVVTPTSDIATSLGKGVDTVLCSGGEASATSAETPAADAADWQITVDGDGVNTAFTATVGELAKDGAQTQVLGCTCAGNPADGRATANAQCTGISIASILDLAGLQEEANAITFVSSDGYEVSLPLSYVRQRASMIVYQVNGEPLENSMGGTNQLWLGSTSARYFTRDVVEIRVSCEDEANIPPIPGTPEAGDSRTNLPNVGVLNGQSL; from the coding sequence ATGACGCAGGTAAAGGAGGGTATCGTGCGCGAGTCTGCACTTCAGGCGGCGCGTAAGATGTCGACGTTGGGTGTCATCGGCGGTGCGGGGCTTGTGAGCGCCGCGGCCGGTCTGGCTCTCGCTCAGCCTGCGCAGGCGCTTGCGGCTGGTGTGGATACTCTGGTCGATCAGCCCGCCACGGTCGTCGTCTCGTCGCACGAGGCCACCAGCCTCACGGGCGAGCGCGTTGAGTCGCCACAGGTCATCGGGTCGTTCTCGTTTAGCCAGGGCGTCGTCACCCCGACAAGCGATATCGCAACATCGCTGGGCAAGGGCGTCGACACCGTGCTGTGCTCCGGCGGGGAGGCCTCGGCAACCTCTGCGGAAACCCCAGCTGCCGATGCGGCCGACTGGCAGATCACGGTGGACGGCGACGGCGTGAACACCGCGTTTACCGCGACGGTTGGCGAGCTTGCCAAGGACGGCGCACAGACACAGGTTCTCGGCTGCACGTGCGCGGGCAACCCCGCCGACGGCCGCGCGACGGCGAACGCGCAGTGCACGGGCATCTCCATCGCGTCCATTCTCGACCTCGCGGGCCTGCAGGAGGAGGCAAACGCCATCACGTTCGTCTCGTCGGACGGCTATGAGGTGAGTCTTCCTCTCTCGTACGTGCGCCAGCGTGCCAGCATGATCGTCTACCAGGTGAACGGCGAGCCGCTCGAGAACAGCATGGGCGGCACGAACCAGCTGTGGCTCGGGTCGACGTCTGCGCGCTACTTCACGCGCGACGTGGTCGAGATCCGCGTGAGCTGCGAAGACGAGGCGAACATCCCGCCGATCCCCGGGACGCCGGAAGCCGGCGACTCGCGTACGAACCTGCCGAATGTCGGCGTGCTGAACGGGCAGTCGCTCTAG
- a CDS encoding molybdopterin-dependent oxidoreductase, which produces MEHARRLHVISAACAGCFLIGALAFAGSGIAEEATASNQTDTTASTAQETWTSDDGTTYTYLNNPTAASGIALKNKAYSPDGPIVTELADGRFVQRTPSEDISANYSAEGAYSHPASNVLFNDAYLKADERGCNACHDDLGALLNSGGYGHTDLTNGMGIDVTVQMCIDCHTVGEGYQTSFYDFGTLIHGIHQDVADANCMSCHNVTEDGEGFTLWDVSKHSLMRGITNVSELDGDFSWNQTDVVPAEDLFNYSWYYRGSDYLRNERQANGDERDTSIYDTWTITMSGEVNKEVTYTLADLIANAPSVTKAVTMHCTLNPTNGPYIGNCVVTGIPLSWLIEQAGGLTDAAYGMYASSSDGNANSMLVENLEGKDALLVYEIDGEPLEWDEGFPCMLWVGGTGAPINAKELSDITFVDDSDEGVWEYLGWTTEDGEGYYNKPNVGLWGTPEGLCVQAGEPYTFKGYASAWDQPITALEFSMDGGETWSSWDTVDASVSQWVSWQYTWTPPEGVDTAYVLQVRARTADGAVTPEPVEVMVNAKSDLDAFAQQVRDAEGTVDGLADNQAVIPGNIGTNEGGPLEILDDPQGYAANLSDGTSTPNFALWTGAADATTGGTGDGSAAGDAAKTEGE; this is translated from the coding sequence ATGGAGCATGCGCGGCGCCTTCACGTCATCTCTGCAGCGTGTGCGGGGTGCTTCCTGATAGGGGCCCTCGCGTTTGCCGGTTCGGGCATCGCTGAGGAGGCCACGGCATCCAACCAAACGGACACGACCGCATCGACCGCTCAGGAGACGTGGACTTCCGACGACGGAACGACGTACACCTATCTGAACAACCCGACGGCTGCCTCGGGCATCGCCCTCAAGAACAAGGCCTACAGTCCGGACGGCCCCATCGTGACCGAGCTTGCCGACGGGCGGTTCGTGCAGCGCACGCCAAGCGAGGATATCTCGGCTAACTACTCGGCCGAGGGCGCCTACTCACATCCCGCCAGCAACGTGCTGTTCAACGACGCATATCTCAAGGCGGACGAGCGCGGGTGCAACGCGTGCCACGATGACCTGGGTGCCCTGCTCAACAGCGGAGGCTATGGGCACACCGACCTGACGAACGGCATGGGCATCGACGTCACCGTTCAGATGTGCATCGACTGCCACACCGTCGGCGAGGGCTACCAGACCAGCTTCTACGACTTTGGCACGCTCATCCACGGCATTCACCAGGATGTCGCGGACGCCAACTGCATGAGCTGCCATAACGTCACGGAAGACGGCGAGGGCTTCACGCTGTGGGACGTCTCGAAGCACTCCCTCATGCGTGGCATCACGAACGTCTCTGAGCTCGACGGCGACTTTTCGTGGAACCAGACGGACGTCGTGCCTGCTGAGGACCTGTTCAACTACAGCTGGTACTACCGCGGCAGCGACTACCTGCGCAACGAGCGCCAGGCCAATGGCGACGAGCGCGACACGTCCATCTACGACACCTGGACGATCACGATGTCGGGCGAGGTAAACAAAGAGGTCACGTACACGCTGGCCGACCTGATCGCCAACGCGCCGTCCGTGACGAAGGCCGTGACGATGCACTGCACGCTCAACCCGACAAACGGCCCCTACATCGGCAACTGCGTCGTGACAGGCATCCCGCTGTCGTGGCTTATCGAGCAGGCTGGCGGCCTTACTGATGCGGCCTACGGCATGTACGCCTCATCTTCCGACGGCAACGCCAACTCCATGCTTGTCGAAAACCTCGAGGGCAAGGACGCGCTGCTCGTCTACGAGATAGATGGGGAGCCGCTCGAGTGGGACGAGGGCTTCCCCTGCATGCTGTGGGTGGGTGGCACCGGCGCCCCCATCAATGCAAAGGAGCTCTCCGACATCACCTTCGTCGACGATTCGGATGAGGGCGTGTGGGAGTACCTCGGCTGGACGACCGAGGACGGCGAGGGCTACTACAACAAGCCCAACGTCGGCCTCTGGGGAACGCCCGAGGGTCTGTGCGTGCAGGCGGGCGAGCCCTACACGTTCAAGGGCTATGCCTCGGCGTGGGATCAGCCCATCACGGCCCTCGAGTTCTCGATGGACGGCGGTGAGACGTGGTCGTCGTGGGACACGGTCGACGCGAGCGTCAGCCAGTGGGTGAGCTGGCAGTACACGTGGACGCCGCCTGAGGGCGTCGACACGGCCTACGTGCTGCAGGTTCGCGCTCGCACGGCCGATGGCGCCGTGACGCCGGAGCCCGTCGAGGTTATGGTGAACGCCAAGAGCGACCTTGACGCGTTTGCCCAGCAGGTGCGCGACGCCGAGGGCACGGTTGACGGGCTGGCCGACAACCAAGCTGTCATCCCCGGCAACATCGGCACGAACGAGGGCGGCCCGCTCGAGATCCTCGATGATCCCCAGGGCTATGCGGCAAACCTGAGTGACGGTACATCGACGCCGAACTTTGCACTGTGGACTGGCGCGGCCGACGCTACAACGGGCGGCACGGGCGATGGGTCCGCTGCGGGAGACGCGGCTAAGACGGAGGGGGAGTGA
- the purE gene encoding 5-(carboxyamino)imidazole ribonucleotide mutase: protein MAENTPVVGIIMGSKSDLPTMEGCTKELEELGVPYELVIASAHRKPAVVHEWAESAADRGIKVIIAAAGKAAHLGGVVAAFTPLPVIAVPMKTSDLGGLDSLLSMVQMPSGVPVATVAINGAKNAAILACQILGTSLPEYREKIVALKRQMAEAE, encoded by the coding sequence ATGGCTGAAAACACGCCGGTCGTCGGCATCATCATGGGCTCGAAGAGCGACCTCCCTACGATGGAAGGCTGCACGAAGGAGCTCGAGGAGCTCGGTGTTCCCTATGAGCTCGTCATCGCCAGCGCTCACCGCAAGCCTGCCGTCGTGCACGAGTGGGCCGAGTCGGCGGCGGATCGCGGGATAAAGGTCATCATCGCGGCGGCTGGCAAGGCGGCACACCTTGGTGGCGTCGTCGCGGCGTTCACCCCGCTGCCCGTCATCGCTGTGCCGATGAAGACGAGCGACCTGGGTGGTCTGGACTCGCTGCTCTCGATGGTGCAGATGCCCAGCGGCGTGCCCGTGGCGACCGTCGCCATCAACGGCGCCAAGAACGCCGCCATCCTCGCGTGCCAGATCCTGGGCACGAGCCTGCCCGAGTACCGCGAGAAGATCGTTGCCCTCAAGCGGCAGATGGCCGAGGCGGAATAG
- a CDS encoding methyltransferase domain-containing protein has product MDNLSRGISVGVGGVDWEAAWHAYQDARTKPGNVEHWDKRAASYGSHSSSGEYERTFIERSGIQPGETVLDMGCGVGLLAVPLAQMGCRVVCADFSTKMLEALDCRAREAGVADRIEAHHLAWDDDWRAAGILPESVDVAISSRSMATYHLTSAMTKLDETARRRVCATVASGRSPMKDERAYEAVGRARNVVSDHVFVINVLLAHGVYPEVSYVITHSLPGFASHDEAFEKLSAMLGDDLNPTEQGLLHRFLDEHYRDNPAASDYRTFEADAEREVRWAFISWGK; this is encoded by the coding sequence ATGGACAACCTGAGCAGGGGAATCAGCGTCGGCGTCGGCGGCGTTGACTGGGAAGCAGCCTGGCATGCTTACCAGGACGCTCGCACGAAGCCCGGCAACGTCGAGCACTGGGACAAGCGAGCCGCCAGCTACGGTAGCCACAGCAGCAGCGGCGAGTATGAGCGCACGTTTATCGAGCGCTCGGGCATCCAGCCGGGGGAGACCGTGCTCGACATGGGGTGCGGCGTGGGCCTGCTCGCAGTACCGCTTGCACAGATGGGTTGCCGCGTCGTGTGCGCCGACTTCTCCACGAAGATGCTCGAAGCGCTCGACTGCCGTGCGCGTGAGGCCGGAGTGGCCGACCGCATCGAGGCGCACCACCTGGCCTGGGATGATGACTGGCGCGCCGCGGGGATCTTGCCCGAGTCCGTCGACGTGGCCATCAGCTCCCGCTCCATGGCGACATACCATCTCACGTCCGCGATGACGAAGCTCGACGAGACGGCCCGGCGCCGCGTGTGTGCCACGGTGGCGTCAGGGCGCTCCCCGATGAAGGACGAGCGCGCCTATGAAGCCGTGGGCCGCGCTCGCAACGTCGTGAGCGACCACGTGTTTGTCATCAACGTCCTGCTCGCGCACGGCGTATATCCCGAGGTCTCCTACGTCATCACGCACAGCCTGCCCGGCTTTGCCAGCCATGACGAGGCGTTCGAGAAGCTCTCCGCCATGCTGGGTGACGACCTCAACCCTACGGAGCAGGGGCTGCTGCACCGGTTCCTCGACGAGCACTATCGCGACAACCCGGCGGCTTCCGACTACCGTACGTTCGAGGCCGATGCCGAGCGCGAGGTGCGCTGGGCGTTCATCTCCTGGGGGAAGTAA
- a CDS encoding helix-turn-helix transcriptional regulator — translation MSMVRVTVPENASERLEQVLAFMSQHCSDATLASVAAHFNFHPNTVSGLIKRETGKSFGETLREIRMERALTLLDAREIPVAQVARLCGYENPSNFYRVFKETFGMTPRVYMAQRDKELAAADKQGTAEASLVEDAFEQEPSSRGQESDDADLNVRSVPVALSTPVITGIDGTPLPRVRVSARDGQGRIRGGVALASAVATRQGSATLGARDADAPRVGDLPEGVDLDVLGNELER, via the coding sequence GTGAGTATGGTTCGCGTGACCGTTCCCGAGAACGCCTCAGAGCGACTCGAGCAGGTTCTCGCGTTCATGTCCCAGCACTGCTCTGACGCGACGCTGGCAAGCGTGGCCGCTCACTTCAACTTCCACCCCAACACGGTGTCCGGCCTCATCAAGCGCGAGACGGGCAAGTCGTTTGGCGAGACGTTGCGAGAGATTCGCATGGAGCGAGCTCTGACACTGCTCGACGCGCGAGAGATCCCGGTGGCCCAGGTGGCACGTCTGTGTGGGTACGAGAATCCCAGCAACTTCTACCGCGTGTTCAAAGAGACGTTCGGCATGACGCCGCGCGTCTACATGGCGCAGCGCGACAAGGAGCTCGCGGCTGCAGACAAGCAGGGCACGGCCGAGGCCAGCCTTGTCGAGGACGCTTTTGAGCAGGAGCCTTCTTCCCGTGGGCAGGAGTCTGACGACGCTGATCTCAATGTGCGCTCCGTCCCCGTTGCCCTCTCGACGCCAGTCATCACGGGTATCGATGGCACGCCCCTTCCCAGGGTCCGCGTGAGCGCGCGCGACGGCCAGGGCCGAATTCGCGGCGGGGTGGCGTTGGCGTCTGCCGTGGCCACGCGACAGGGTAGCGCGACGCTGGGCGCGCGCGATGCCGATGCGCCTCGTGTGGGCGATCTTCCCGAGGGCGTGGATCTCGATGTTCTGGGTAACGAGCTGGAACGCTAA